CGTCAGGTACGCGAAGCCGACGCCGTCTCGAATCGTCACGCGCTGCAATGCGGGCACGATCCCGACGCCGGAGCGGCGCCGCACCTCGACGAGCCCGCTGTCGCGTGGGGCCGCGTCCCACGCGTCGCGCAACTCGATGCGCACCGCGATGCGCTTCGCATCGTCGTCGAGGGCATCCGCGGGCTCGACCTGGAGCCTGGCGATCGGTTTCGCGACGAAGAACCGCACGCGCCGTTCGCGCGTGGACCCTGCGCCGGCCAGCCGCGCGCTGAGCCGCGCGTCGTGCCAGCCGTGCGTCCACGGCGCGGGAGGGAGCCATGCGAGCGAATCCCCGAACCGCGCCGGCGTCTGGCGCGCGCCGTCGACCGTCCAATGAATCGCATCGGTGGCGCCTCGCAGGCGCGCGGTCAGCACCGGATCGCCGTCGGTGCGTGCGGAATCGGCAAGTTCGATCGCGGCGACGCGCGCGACGAAGCGATCGACCACGGGGCGCGGGCGCGCGAAGTAGCGGGCGATTCCGATCGCCAGCGCTTCGGCCTCGATCGCGATCGCCTTCGGGTCGCGCAGCCGGGCTTCGACGTCGGGGTTGGTGAGGAACGAGGTCTCGGTCAGCAGTGCGGGGGCGGCGCTCGATCGCAGCACGAAATAGTTACCGGGAATCACCCGCTGGGCCGCGATCCCCACGTTGCGGACCAGCGCGCGATGGACGTCCTGCGCGGCGTCGAGCGAGGGGCCGTCGTCGTCGAAGCGGTAGTAGGTCTGAGTCTCGTTCTGGTCGTGCCGGCCGGCGGGATCCGCGTTGTGGTGAACCGACACGAACAGCTCGGGATCGAACGCATTGGCGCGACGCATGCGCTCGGCGAGATCCGATCGCAGCGCGCTGTCGCCTGCGACCAGGAAGTCGTGATCGGTTTCGCGGGTCAGGAACACGGACGCGCCGTGCGCGACCAGTCGCTCGCGCAGCCGCAGCGAGACGGCGAGATTGGCTTCGGATTCGGTCAGACCGTTCACGCCGATCGAGCCGCGGAAGAAGCCACCGTGGCCGGGGTCGATCGCGATCCGGCGGCCGCGCAGCTCCGAAGAGTCGAGCGAGTCGAGCGACTCTCGCAGCGCGTCATAGCCGGGGTGCGGACGCGCGAGCGCGGAGTCAGCCGCCACCGGCGAAGCTGGAATCGAGGGGGTGCGGGCGACCTGAACGCGAACCGCGCAGCCGCTCGACCCGGTCAAGAGGGCGAGGGCCAGCCAGGCGGCGCGCAACGTGGGGCGCGCGGATCGCGGACGAGTGCGCATCCCTGCGCGAAGTCGAAACGCCATGCGTCGGCAATCTACACCGCGCGCTCACCCGCGGCCACCGTGCGTACACTCGCGGCCGCCGTGCGCATCGGCCGCGCAGCGTCGTACGCATCGCACCCGGCGCAGCCGCGCCGAGCTTGCCGAACCCCGAGGCGCGTGCTAACCCTTCACCCCTTCCGGCGCCGCCCCGGAGCTGTCCGGTTCGCGGTGTCGCGCTCCGGACGGCGCCGTTTGCGCTCCGCCCGGCTCACCCGACGTTTTCGCTGTCATCAGAGGAGCGCTGCGTATGACCTTGCGCATGGGATCGCGCCCGTGGGTCCTGACCATCCTGCTCGGCGCGTCATTGGTGTTCTCCGGTTGTGCCGGAAGCGGAAAAGAAGAGTTGGTGGTGGGCGAGTACGGCTCGCTGACCGGCAACGACCCGACCTTCGGGCAGTCGACCAAGAACGGCGTCGAGCTGGCACTCGACGAGCTGATGACCACCTCGCAGGGGAAGATCGGCGGACTGCCGGTCCGCACGATCGTCGAGGACGACCAGGGGCGCCCCGAAGAGGCGGCGACCGTGGTGCAGAAGCTGGTGACGCAGGACCAGGTGATCGCGGTCATCGGCGAGGTGGCGTCGTCGCGCAGTCTGGCGGCGGCTCCGATCTGC
This sequence is a window from Candidatus Eisenbacteria bacterium. Protein-coding genes within it:
- a CDS encoding N-acetylmuramoyl-L-alanine amidase, whose amino-acid sequence is MAADSALARPHPGYDALRESLDSLDSSELRGRRIAIDPGHGGFFRGSIGVNGLTESEANLAVSLRLRERLVAHGASVFLTRETDHDFLVAGDSALRSDLAERMRRANAFDPELFVSVHHNADPAGRHDQNETQTYYRFDDDGPSLDAAQDVHRALVRNVGIAAQRVIPGNYFVLRSSAAPALLTETSFLTNPDVEARLRDPKAIAIEAEALAIGIARYFARPRPVVDRFVARVAAIELADSARTDGDPVLTARLRGATDAIHWTVDGARQTPARFGDSLAWLPPAPWTHGWHDARLSARLAGAGSTRERRVRFFVAKPIARLQVEPADALDDDAKRIAVRIELRDAWDAAPRDSGLVEVRRRSGVGIVPALQRVTIRDGVGFAYLT